Below is a window of Rhipicephalus sanguineus isolate Rsan-2018 chromosome 9, BIME_Rsan_1.4, whole genome shotgun sequence DNA.
ACTCGCGTATCGCACAGTTGGGACAGTTCTCCACCATGCTCTTGATCTGACTCCCCATGGTTGGCCACCAGACAGCTCCATCTGGCGAAGGCACGGCAGCGGTTCACTCCGACGTGTCCGTCATGGATGAGGGAGAGGACGTGCTTCCGCAGAGAAGCGGGCACTAGCAGGCGTCCACCTTACAGGAGAAGGCGGTCTCCGAAGAatacattatgcacttgcagcgtaagtttccggccttgtttccggccggtatttcgaatgcacatgcaaggacaACTTCtggcggtgttaaccttgcgtaataaatggacacactgaaaTCAGCTACATgtttaaaatgctttggttcacgtgtgcatgaatcctgcatttttcttcgcaaacattctttactgcgtttggttggtcctgtatctgcctttcattttcgctttcgctatttttgtgatttgaaatgtatcatggaatatattatgcgtgtttgtctgcagatcaaatccttcttttttcctaagaataattatttgtgagaatttgaGAGGCGCCGTAAATAGTGGAAGGCTCcccaaattttgaccatctgttgttctttaacgtacacctaaatctaagtacgccggcctctttcatttcacctccatcgaaatgggaccgctgcggccgggattccgtttgatgaggcatttaaggctttcgccttaaaaaatgcgtccgccacggtggtataatggtgacggagctcggctactgacccgaaagtcatgggttcgatcccggccgcggtggtcgcatttaggtggaggcgaaatgctagaggccccgtgtactgtgcgatgtcagtgcaggttaaagaacaccagatggtcaaaattcatggagccctccactacggcgtgcctcataatcatatcatggttctggcaagtaaaactccaaatattaataaaagagacaaagaaacgacgccctgcatctgccgcacaaagtgtaaaacagtattggaaacactcaataaaatgtgcatgcaattgggcatacgagaaaacctgcagatacagaaaaagaaggaaaaacgcactgatacttcgcgcatgcaaagttttacggcatactactcaacaacgtatcgttttataaggactcaaggtgcaactcgagtgccgatacagtagcggctacagattgtgagcaagaaatgtcagcaataataatgataaagaagctttcgtttcattttagcaggatattcgcaccgtaCTGCTCCTCGGCCTTTTAttgtgtgtacaatatgtatgatgccatttataataaacgagtaaattgtttgcaaacttagcaaaatgagccaccttaatcgcgcttaggcaGCTTCGCAAcgctaaattgtgtgtgttcaggtacatatgctgctgctgctgacatgtatacaaatactttaaacgaatatttgtgtatatggaatgcagagcttacgagaaattacgagactttgtcgtttccggcgtaaggaagaggattttttttcaacaaagcagagtgtacgtctacctctagcgcatagcacatgcacaggccgtcagcttacatgaattacatgcttcgttaataaacatttaggcaacaacagccataaaagctgccgaagcttcaaaaaagaaaagaaaaaagagaaagctcactagcgtgcacttatttccgggcgtatccgcgcaccgcaagcgctttgtgtagcgcgtttcgcatgctgccgagctgcggcgggattcgcaatggcggccgtcgtagcagacgacgcgcctgtcctcaccctcagcggagcgcgcgggcatcaaggcaccctagtgcatggtgttggccgtgtgtgttacctcgcgtcgccggcttcgcgccaaatttataccattattcccgttggacgcgcttccgaacatatcagcgttgaacgtggacttgtttggaatagcgcgcggccgctgcaaagaagtgggttgtgactgtgaacgctacactgtgctcgcttcagctgcggtgtgactactgtgatcattgccccggatcgcatggaagattagacgaacttggtaagtggttctttttcattgttctgttttctctgttttcggtatagataaacttttttttgtgcgaaagtgttctcacccgcacctgtcgagatttaacggctgccaggaaagaaaaggaggcttcagCTGTGCCCAATGGGGGAATTCGTCGCGAACGATGCCTGGCAAGGCTTTCGCCGGTTCTTTGGCGCTTTATGCGCTTGCTTTGGCCACTCCGGCTTTGTGTTCGTCGTCAGCTTCGGCAGTGCCCTTGTCATGACGTTTGTTGACATTAtaaccgcgtttggcattgtttgcAGTTATTCTCAATGCGTTCTGTTTTTCGAGATTTTATAACGGCAACAGTGTAATAGTGTCAGCAACACGTGCTCCTTTGCAAGCACTTAGAGAAGCCTACGGTGCACTGTTTGTCTATGACGTTTGTCTTCAAcactgtttgtttgtatgtttgtctgtttgtttgactgtctttaacggcgacggcggggtgccggCCTAGAGAGCTTCGCTACTAATAATCTGTTTTTTACAGCGTCTATGGGAGCACCTACGGCTGGAAATGCTGTCTCTAATGTGCTGGAGAACTCCGGACAGGCCGGTACCTTTAGTAATCGTTAATATTTAAAGCCAGCATTGTTTAAAATAAGTACTTACATATATAAGTAGAATAGCTGTTTCCTGTGTTTTAGTTTTACGGTATCCGCTGTACTAGGCAAGCGTAACGCCTTTCGTGCCGAGTATTCTTTCTAGAGGCTGGTTTCTGTTCCCCGGGCAATTAACGAAAAAGAACCTGTGATGTGACGCCAAGGGCATCGCTAGCAACTTGATTGTTATAAATtttaagcaagcgctgaacagcacccattgattggcaaattacaagaaccttatgttttatttttttagctgTGGGCCATGTTTTGATGGGATAATTTGAATCCGCCCCTTCACTGTGCGTAACTGACGGATGCCAGTGGCGCTCTCTGCGCATTTAGTTTCACTTTACAGGcgggctttacaaaaaaaaaaatctgtgagaTTTAGCTAAAAATCGAAAATATTTAGTGTAGTACAAGAGATCAATCGTCAAATTTTCAGACCGCtgtgctggcgataccgaaactgagtgCACCGGGTGCGTCGGAAGGGCGGTCCGTGTACTGCGTCACATCGAATCTTCCCTTTACGTAATTTCATGATGGCGCGCCGCGTGAGGACTTCGCCGCGGAAGGACTTCGCCGCGGGAAAGACGGCGTGTCATTTGAGGGGAACGAGCCTAGCAACGGTCCTTCGCGCGTGATGTGCGAtgcttgtcgccttctttgtaaTTTTGACTTTGTCTTTCTTTGTAATTTTAGCTTTGACGCTCATCGCTGTCTCTGTCATGTGCGATCCTCGACCCGCAACAACACTGCTTAGCATGACGTGAGCTGTAGTGTTGAGGGGAACGCTGGCAGCGTTATCATGACCACTTTAATATCACAAAGAATGCGACAAGCACTGCACATCACGCGCGATGGACCATCAGTCGGCTTGCTCTCCTCAGATGACACACTGTTTTTCACGCGGCGAGGTCCTCGCGTGGCGCACCATCATTCAGATCACGTCGAGGTAAGTTCCGGCGTGCCGCAGCACCTTCCGGCGCACCCGGTGTGCTCTGCAGTTGCGGCATCGCCGGCACCGCGGTCTGGAAATTCGACGAATTTTTGAATCAAATCTGCAAAAGATGTTCATTAAAAATGAGCCACTATAACAAATGTCAGCTTTAATGGCGACCAATGTCGAATAGTTCTTAGCGAATCAGCTGATAAACTTACTGGACATTAGTGTTCACATCTGTACAGCTGATTTTTATGACGCCTAACATTAATTTAAGCCTCTTTTCATAGGAGTGATGGTTCTCAATGTCCTAAattgctttgttgcagttgtgcatcgaggtggaacttcggttcaatgctaacatagcaagactcgagagcgaactCAATGATGGGGTAGACGTTTTctctgaaaagaaagaacgggtctgcacactggtggatgttatgaagcacatacaaggcaacgttgggcacagtctGATAAATGAGGTACGTGGACACCCTCTTCAACTCTAATAGTTTGCGGCTTGAGCCCTCTCGTAGATACGCAAAAAGGATTCCTTGTGCCTCTGAAAACCTGTTTAAAATATTTGTATCTTACACCACAACACTCccacttgtggtatgttgtaGCACTGAATATATGGTTTGCTAGTGCCAGCATTAATAGCTCGCTGTTCTCATTTTGCCCTTATTGGCACATATCGTCATTTTATTCTGTGGGCAAGTGCATGTATACCATACTCCGCACCACCAACAAACTTTAGCTAGTAGTTTATGTAGactgtaatttctttttgtaggcggaattgcctggtgatgaacttcaaatatcagcgcctcacatttactgcactcctgactaagtctgcgtttttgctggcagccaagccgaagtcatcgctgtctccacatctggattaccgcgggcacttatttttttgtcttttggtgtaTTATATAAAGAACTTACAGTATCCATTTGCGTATTCCCGGATGCTTGCTATTGTGCAGACAATTGCATTGCCAGGAGATAGGCCACCAAAAAGTGTGGTTTGTGGACGCCTGAAATGTTTTTTGGCCtttctaaagcagaaaaatgtaatttaagctgcagcacttttctctgctatctgtgtttatgtagtaatgcagctgcattacttTATGTAGCTGTATTTGTGACATCTTTTGTGTCTTTCATATTGTCACGGGTGAGAGTATAAAAAGAGAGTATGTCACGGTTGAGAGTGTGTCTTTCATAGCTGTAGGGCTCTGACACTACTCGACGTGTCACCCTGTTTTAGATATTACATCTTGCAAAGAAGAGATgtttaaataaagaatttcgtacctgacagtgcttttttgagaaaattcaaaaaatgtgtaaaggaataccttgtttgaaaagtacagacagagttaggaagttcactaatggaattgccttcaagttcatttgaaatgccattgatatccgagacattgcccggggagctttgcagtgtgattgaactcacctgttctaataccagccagcctaaaataaatacaaaatatagcTGCCACAACCGTTTCTCGTCGCTGCGTATAGTCGTGCATGTTTGCGAATgtacgcgtacatgcaaaattgaaaacttttgagGGTTAGAACCACCAACCCTCCTCCCTCTACCAGCTACGCCAATGTCGAAGGAATACCCGAGTGAGCGGCAGTATATATGTGTAAAAAAATGCAGCTCATTTATGTGAGTGGGGAAGCCCAGACAGTATTCAAAAGAGTGTGTTGATTTTTCAGGATACTTTAGCTACTTATATggacatttttatttgttttgacAGCACTCTGTTTCACAGCCAGTTTTCAACATTTCGACGATATCTCATGTCTAGATCTTGCCCACAAATTTGGTCAGCAGTGtgatttgtcgacttgtcggttctCATGAGAGAATCTGTGTAGAAGATTGAGTAATGGGACTGAAAGTGAAGACATATACGGGTAAagcagcagtgcgagaaaacgtcatccactctTCAATGACTTGTTCAAATGCATCGAAATATAGGCGAAGTGATTTTATCAGACTCCCAATTTTGGCATCACAATCTTCTTTGAGAACAACTGCCAGACGTGACAGTACCATTGTAAACCTCATTACAGTGAACCTAAGGTTGGCTATACCGGGTGTTTGACGAAATGTGCCGAACATTctcaaaaatcgcgaaaatgcgatatttgctggctgccttgagaattgcttgcgctgtagcggcaggcgccttaagattgttaaagaccaTTTGGGACTGCAAATAGAggtaaataattaactttttaattagtgaagttaggtggttctgtcaaaggggtgaattgaagttctttacgcaaagaacccatcccagcgttgaagtatagaaaaatctgcctctggtaatttttttttgtcgtagtgacattcaaccaaattccacggctttcaaaggtggcatccattgaatttggttgaatttcactacgacacaataattactacaggctgctttttctatatatcaaAGCTGGCATGGGTTCTTAGCATGTAAAACTTCATTTCACTCCTTTGAtacaaccacctaacttcaccAGTTAATGAGTTAATTAGTTTATTTTTAATTACACTCCTAAGTGgggtctttaacaatcttaagatgcctgccgctacagcgcaattctcaaggcagccagcaaatatcgcatttccggTATTTTTGAGAATTTTTGGCAGATTTCTTCAAACACCCGGTGTAAATAGAGTGCAATCAAAACTAAAAGATATCAGTAGCTGACGTAACCcttaaaaacacctttttataAGTTAGATTCTATAAGTTACATTACATTATAAAAAATACAAGGCTACAGCGTAACCTATATAATATCAACAATTATAAGGGTTACAATGTAACTGATATCTGTAACCGTTACAATGTACCTTATATATGTATAAGTTACAATGTATCTTGCTAAGTTATCCGTTACAAAGTATCGGATAAACATGATtttgtgcacggatagtaagagtTACAAAGTTAAGAGTGTAGACGGAGGTATCATTCACGAACGCGCAAACGGCCCGAAACTCGTGTTACCGGTGCTAGGCTTAGGGCTCATTCATTGAGCGATTTCGATTATGATAGCGTGACACTGCCGCACAGAGAACCATAGTAAGGGTCACTTGGTTGTTCATAGTGTAAACTTTATCGCGCTGACAGTAGACGAAAGCTACGTAGAAGGATGGACacgggacaacacaagcgcttgtgtatcCTTCCTTCTATGTAGCTTTCGTCTACTGTTAGCGCGATAAAGTTTACACTGCCGCACGACACGCTCGCTCGTATATTTATTCTGGAGAGCTCGTTTGCGGCACTTCTTAGAGATCTTCACGTCATTCTCGTCAAAGTACTTAACTTTTGTCGAACTTTCAGACAAACTAACGCCACGCGTCAGGCTGAGCATTTACTTCGGCAATACGTAGGTATGTTTTCATTCACACTGTTTTCTAATCTTAGGTTTTACATCGAACCTCTTGCTATAAAGCTTTCGGTCAGTTAAGCATAACCAGCCAATCGTTCATCTCCTTCGAATATCCTTGAAATTATTGGACCGTCATGGGAGATATCGGCTCAAGCAAAGGAGACGTTCCAGGAACGTTCTGTAGGTGGTTACAACCTACAATCAAACATAATTTTGCCCATTAAACCCTTGTACAACTCAGTTTAACCTGGATCAGAAAGTCGTGCGATATAGGTTCTATTCCAAGCGTAAGCCTAGTCTCTCTGCTAATGTAAATATATTAAGCGTAATCGCAAATAAATTTGCTCGTTTCCGTCTAAATATACCGCTATCGTTTGACTAAGCGCGGATCCACTGGCGTAGTCTGGTAAGGAGGAGTGCGTAGTTGGgttgcacgaacatacataaaatatgatTAAACACCCGCTTcacttcccgaaaaaaaattctagtTAGGCCTCTGTGCTGGTATctctttcagtcacggtgtgtacaattgtacacatcaacttcggagtcgcgtcacgcaccgcgtgtttcttcaaatggcctgaaagtTAGTATGaatattcgtgcaggcttccttaGTGGACAAGTggcggttatttaacttcattatgctgcttattactgcagatgatcactttgctagagacactaccatgttccacgatcgttcgacgtgcgacgttacaggaccgacgtcaagattattttttttcttcgctcgaaaagcatacaaccaaaaatcaattgtgcatgcattttgggcatAATAGTtcattccttttatgcaaggattcaAGCTTACTGATTGCGGAataattatatatttatttacacgctaattaacattaattgctgaaactcacacaaaacaacacattcccttcattttattttttgcaatgtaATGCTGACTGCCTTGAAAttatgccatgcaaatttgatgcatttgcagacagtgcatcataattcgcgacTGAAAGGGGTATCCCAATTTCTGAGAAAATTCTTTGGGATGGTGAACCTTTCCATGCTGAACCATAGATTGAATTTTATATCTGCAGGCTGATAGTTACTATGTTAAGCACATAAAATTGCCCGACGTCACAAAAAAATTATTGGGTGAATGAATCAGCAATGCAAATtttacgcgtcctgtatacagatgtcacggtacgagatgcaatatctgacgtagtaatattgcgtggtacaaccGTACaatgccatcgggcgtcacaccacgtgaatatcctaacgacttcgtggtttaaaggcAGCCACGCATTAAAAAAAGACACGCACATTACGGCGcgtattcgcctaagactacGTAgttggtgcatcgcaacttcgtaaaTGTCTCTCACTTATAATtcctcctggtttaaagcatgctacccattaaataaggcacacacctcagtGCGCTAGCTCTTCGATCAGTAACCACGAATAACTGTCCCAATTCGACATGGAAGCACTCACGAAGGCGCGACGGCCTGCTTCGATCTGAACTCACATTTCCTACTTGGCCgctgtcctgacagcaataaaaAATGGTGAAATTTCCGATCACTTTGCATCCTCTCATGCTCGAGAGAAAGCATCAGGTATAatcaaatcaagaaaaaaaaaaaacaaaatattttgcgTTGTCAGAAGCTTAGGTTTTTCCAGAAACGcgaaaactaaacaaaaaagaatgaaagttTTATTAAAcatttaaataataaaaataaacagttaCCTGCAACCTTGcgtacagtgcggtccactgttaaagggaacacgcgatcgcgtgtCCGGCAGCCCACGTGGTgcaaactggcggcgagatttgtaaacgcgGCGCACGCGCATAGAGACGTAAGGGCGGCGGTTGCCGCTGTTCGTGTCCTACTTTCCGCCCGTGCTCATGGCGAGCGATGGAcagcgcttccgtttttcagcGGTGCAATTTATGTAGCCGCCTCTCTACCTTCGCCTCGTCGGGtaaccagcaggcagaaaaaagaggtGTGGTTAGTTTGTAGCTCTGGTTTCTCGCCTGTTTTGATGCGATGCGATTCGCTGCCCCAGCGGTCGAACTTCGACTCGGGCCCCAGCTGCGGAATTCTGTGAACGTGATAACGAAGCATGTCACTTGCGTCACCTAGTGTAAGTGCTCATTTTgaaggaaactgcgcaaaaaaaacaaCGTCGACAAAGGAAGAACAGCACAGCACCTGCGCATGCCCTTGTGCATAAGCACatgtgcttgtgctgttctgttctccttttgtcgacattgttttttttttgcgcagtgacctgccttcgcttcgcggTGCCCGGGATCGAATCCTCAGCTACCACGACATCACACTCTTTTGCCGAAATTCCCGCCTAACGTATCCCCCACCACGTAAATCTCTCTCCAGAAGTGACAAGGCTTTGTGGCGCAGTcttcaaacggccacagtcacgactCCGTTCTTTCTCTCATTGGAACTTctcattgcaacttgtgtccTAGCACCAGAGCCAacttcaatcacgtctttgtgaattgcccaaaTAAATCCAAGCCaccgtggcaagggtcagaacaccaggagcgtTGGGAgactgctctgcgcagctcgcaaccggagttacagctcccTACAGTGGGCTGAGCCATAGGGGCCGCCGAAGCCTAGAAGTGTCCGGCCATCTAGAGCGGCCCGAGAGCCCATCGTCGTCCTGTTTTCACTTACCCCCACACaaccccctcacatgattctttcgtGAATCattaaagttgtttacctacctaccttccCTCATAATGAATTACCAATTAGCCCAACGCGAAGCCTGTCACTTGCGTAAGCTAGGGTAAGCTCATGATGAggaaaactgcacaaaaaaacaACATCGACAAAGGGGGAACAGAACAGCACAtgcgcatgcgcttgtgctgttctacTCTCCCTTTGtcgacattgttttttttttgcaaaaggaaGCCAGAAAAGCAGCGTCGTTCCCGTACGTTACATTCGCGTCATAGCACACGTTCACTGCAGATAAATCTAGGGCAGCGCACATAGTCGACCAATTGGCTGCGCCTCCAAAGACAGAGAAGGATACTAGGCGAATACAACGAGTCTCAGAGGTCATGTGCTTGGCCGACAGCACTGGCTTTaagaaaagccggcagatcccacgcaatttgggaatcgatgtaatgcgaagccgccagcaaagagctgcatacatcgtcttgtttgtcattgaggcaagcACGAAGTCaatcatgtcgtgacatctagttcactatacatcgcgagtttgtcatgaatgcatgcatgtacaatctggtatatgccatgctaatgaaacgtacattctggtatatatatatatatatatatatatatatatatatatatatatatatatatatatacgatgcgtcATATTcgacacgcactcctgtcatgccatactgattttggtatatatccagttaacaaaacggccgcgagcgcaccatgagcgtggcgcctAAATCATGCcctagatgacatgcgcgccatgagTGTCATATTAAATCAGGTTATTTATGTCCGTCCCACATTCactcgcggaataccaattttgatgtatatcaatctagcgcacggccgcaagcgcaccattagcgtggcacgtaagtcatgctgtacatgacacgtgtgtcatgattttcatcttaacgcctattatttgtgttcatcacacagtcccATCACGCAccacctattttggtgtatatcaagctagcgaaacgtccgccaacgcaccatgagcgtggcacataagtcatgctgtacatgacatgcatgtcatgattttcatattaactcctgttatttatgttcgtcccacagtcacgtcgcgagataacaattttggtgtatatcaatctagcgaaacggccgccagcgcaccatgtgcgtggcacgcaagtcatgctgtacatgatatacatgtcatgattttcatgttaactcctgttatttatgttcgtcccacagtcacgtcgcgagataccaattttggtgtatatcaatctagcgaacggccgcaagcgcaccattagcgtggcacgtaagtcatgctgtacatgacatgcatgtcatgattttcgtcttaactcgtattatttgtgttcatcacacagtcccATCACGCAccacctattttggtgtatatcaagctagcgaaacgtccgccaacgcaccatgagcgtggcacgtaagtcatgctctacatgtcatacatgtcattattttcatgttaactcctgttatttgtgttcgtcacacagtcacgacgcgagataccaattttggtgcatatcaaactatcgaaacggccgccagtgcaccgtgagcatggaatgtaaatcatgctgtacatgacatgcgtgtcatgattttcatgttagatTCTGTTACTtctgttcgtgacacagtcacgtcgcgacatacaaaatttggtgtatatcaagcatgcgaaacggccgccagcgcaccatgagcgtcgcacgtaagtgatgctgtacatgacgtgcgtgtcatgattttgat
It encodes the following:
- the LOC119404353 gene encoding uncharacterized protein LOC119404353 — its product is MTTLISQRMRQALHITRDGPSVGLLSSDDTLFFTRRGPRVAHHHSDHVELCIEVELRFNANIARLESELNDGVDVFSEKKERVCTLVDVMKHIQGNVGHSLINEAELPGDELQISAPHIYCTPD